One Carettochelys insculpta isolate YL-2023 chromosome 1, ASM3395843v1, whole genome shotgun sequence genomic window, CCCCAGAACAAAGCAAGCCTTGAAACTCCTTGCTCTGCAGTGGCTCTTAGCTTTTCCTGCTTACCCACCTGCTCTGGCCACCCTCTTGATTTATGATGGTTTGACTCTCAGGGAAGTATTGCCACCTTAAATTACTGTAACAACATCATCTCGCACAAGCTAAACAGCACAGGACTTTGATGCTGAGAAAAAGATCAGGTGTTGGTGATTCAGGAAGAGGTACTTTATTCCCCTCTCTTTGTTCCTGGCTCCTGTTAGAGGTACTTGTGCTGCAATGAATTCTGTCTTTGCAATAACATTTAAGTGAAGCACCTTCCCACTTACAGTCACTAACATAATTTCTTTTTGCAATATATGGGATATTAGTCTCGTTGTCTTGGTTAAATTCCAACTTGGGGAACTTACTTTCTGCCCACGTAATtcctctagtaacagagaggtagccatgttagtctatatccaacTGCCTTTTTGGTTTAATTCCTTTAGTAGTTACAGTTGAAACTGTTCAGTTTTCTTCTACTAAAATATTCATAAGGAAGCCCGCAAAATGTCTGCTAATTTCTACCCTGAaggtggctgcacttcagtgCTGCCAAGTTATCTTTGTCAAACATTTAGCAATGAAATGTTGGGAATCAAAGGttttctctctcctgcctggCAGACACGTTCCAACCTGCAAAGCCCAAACCATCTACCAAGAGAAGCCAAGTAGAATTGAAGAAGTCACGCCTCCGTTTGTCCCTGCAAGAAAAGCTCTTTGCCTATTACCAGAGGAAAGTGGCTATCCCGGCAGAAGAGCAGGCCCGGGCCAAGCAGGCAGCAGTAGATATCTGTGCTGAACTGCGTAGCTTCCTGCGTGCCAAGCTGCCAGACATGCCCTTGCGGGATATGTACCTCAGTGGTAGCCTGTATGATGATCTGCAGGTAACTCACTGAGGGGTGTGGTATCTAATATTGCTGCAGGATTACTGGATAGAGATATTTCAAGCTTCCCCACTGGTGTGCTGCTTCAGCACAGCATTCCTGTTTAAGGAGCTTTCAAGGGCCACATTTCCTGTAAATATATTTGTGTGATGTTTTAGCAAAACAAACTGCTGCTCCCTCTGTGCCTGCAGAATATCTGCCATTTCCTATTGTTTTTTCTGTTCCGATTGTCCCAGTTCCTTCTTTCTCTGCgcacttccccccgccccatatTTTCCTGCTTTGCCTTTGTCATGTCTGCATTTTTCTCTGTTTCCATCCCTCTGTGCACCACTTGCCTTGCATGTCTGCCTCCAAGTGTGTGCTTCCCTCACAACTCTTGTATATTCCTGTCAGCCTTTCCTCctctttttgttttgctcttatGACAGAGTTGAATTGGAGAGGAATCTCTGCTGTAGATCTCTTTGATGCAAAAAATGGCCACAGGCTATAGTGAATAAGTCACTTCTGAGGCACCATTGAATCTTTTGTCCTGTGTGAAGTACTGTGTGTCAGTTGCAACTTAAATCTGAGGTTTTTAGTCACATATTGTCATTAAAGATCCCAGCATGACTTTCACAAGAGAACAAGGCATTGCCTCCAGTGTATGTGCCAGATTCTGTAATGGGGTGATTAGGCCGTGATGACTTAAGCTCTCCCTTCAGTTTGCCAGTTAGTCTTCATTTCATGTTCCAAATGATGGTGTAATGTTGTATGTTGAAGCATCTACCACATTGTGCCCAAGAGAGAGATTCAGGTTAGGTTGTAGATGAAAGTCTGTTTTGTAATTGGTATATCCATTTGAGTTTGTAAGGCATGTAGAGATCTTGTGGGCACACGATGAGTAATTAAGAGATTTCATTGTGCCCTGCAGTTTTCTCATGGATTATGAAGAATGACCCTTCTGAATCTTTcctaatgaatagtaacagagagaaagccatgctagtctatttactatcaaaacaaaaaagcagtcaagtagcactttaacaaaataattcattaggtgagctttcgtgggacagacccacttcttcagaccatagccataccagaacagactcaatatttaaggcacagagaaccaaaaacagtaatcaaggtggcaaatcagaagaaaaattatcaaggtgagcaaatccagagaatagaggggcagaagcaggcaggggggaagttaagaattagattaagccaagtatgcaaacgagcccctactgtgacccagaaaattccagtcttGGTTCAAACCAAGTATTAATGTGTcgcatttgaatatgaaagagagttcagcagcctctctttgaagggtgttgtgaaaatttctcttcagtaacacacaaactcttaagtcattaacagaatggcccactccattaaaatgctgactaacaggtttgtggatcagaagtgtttttatgtctgttttgtgcccattaactctttgtctaagagaggtggaagtctgtccaatatacaaagcatctgggcattggtggcacatgatggcatatatgatgttagttgaggaacatgagaatatgcccgtgattctgtgaatgacctggttaggtccagtgatggtatctccagaaaagatatgtggacaaagctggcagcgggctttgttgcaaggaaaagtcccaggattggtgtccctgcggtatagactgtggctgttggtgagaatcctcataaggttgggaggttgtctataggagagaacaggcctgtcacctagggccttctggagtgtggcatcctgattaaggataggttgtaggtctaatatttaactgcttttttgttttcctaatgAAAGCTGAGTACCAGTTAGAAAGGGTGTGACTCTCTTGGATCCCCATTTGAAGGCATATTTGTGGTGGGCAGACATATATGGTTTTATCCCAGCAGGTTCAACTAATAATTATTGCCCTTttttcctgtctcctgacaggTAGTGACTGCTGATCATATTCAGCTCATTGTGCCTCTGATACTGGAGCAGAACCTGTGGTCTTGCATTCCAGGTGAGGACACCATCATGAACATAGCTGGCTTCTGCCTGGTGCGTCGGGAAAATCCAGAGTACTTCCCCCGAGGGAGCAGCTACTGGGACCGCTGTGTAGTGGGGGGCTACCTCTCCCCTAAGGCCGTGACAGACACATTTGAGAAAGTAGTGGCAGGCTCCATCAACTGGCCAGCCATTGGGTCCCTCCTGGACTATGTGATCCGtccagcagcacccccagaggCCCTGACACTGGAGGTCCAGTATGAGCCAGAGCGGCACCTTCTTATCGACTTCCTACCATCACTCACCCTGGGTGACACCATTCTGGTGGCCAAACCCCATCGGTTAGCCCAGTACAACAATCTGTGGCGACTGAGCCTGCGGCCAGCAGAGACAGCTCGCCTGAGGGCCCTTGACCAGTGCGATTCTGGCTGCCGTTGCTTGTGCCTCAAGATTCTCAAAGCTGTGTGCAAGTCTAACCCAGCACTGcaccacctcactgccagccagctcACCAATGTCATCTTGCATCTGGCCCAAGAGGAGTCGGACTGGTCCCACGACATGCTCGCTGACCGCTTCCTACAGGCACTGAAGGGCCTTATTGGCTACTTGGAGGCTGGTGTTTTACCCAGTGCTCTGAATCCCAAGGTGAACTTGTTTTCCGAGCTCACCCCGGAAGAAGTGGATGAGTTGGGCTACACCCTCTACAGCTCCCTCTCAGAGCCACAGGTCTTGCTGCAGACGTAATGGGACTTTACATGGGAGAATGATGTTGGGATTGTCTCTCCAAGGTGGACTTGATTTGACTCTCACTAAGTattgcccctctccccacacagtcTTTTTTTCTTTAGGCTATCCATACTTCCGGTTGGGAAGGTGGTGCTCCCGCAGGATTTCTTGGTGCTACTGGTCCGGTCCCAGCTGTTGTGTATTGACtagggggcaggatgggtggaACTACTGTGCAGTGTTTGTTCTTATGTACCAACCTTGTACGAAAACTCTGTGCCCCTTTTTGCCCTATGCTACCTGCTGCAGGGAATGACCCCTTCACTCTCACATTAGAGGGGGTGGAACTGGGCCAGTGAATCCAACGGCAATTTGAGCAAACTTATGTGAAGTCTGGTACTTCTCCCACTGTCtgacttcccctccctcctttgtttccttcttttccaCCTATCTAATAATTTTCCTTTCCACTGTCTTCTCCTCAGACCTAGAAGTGCACAGCAGCCCTACTGGGATCATTAATAGGACATTGTATAGCAGTGATTGTATTACAGAGGGAACTCTGCATGATGATTGTACTGGCTGTATTTTGGGGTATAAGGCTCTGAAGCAAAGTATGCATAAGCTaatgtggctgccagcagggagcccaatatcaatatcctc contains:
- the MIEF1 gene encoding mitochondrial dynamics protein MIEF1 codes for the protein MAGAGERKGKKDDNGIGTAIDFVLSNARLVLGVGGAAMLGIATLAVKRMYDRAISAPSSPTRLSQSGKRSWEEPNWLGSSSRLLNQDMKTHLSRSLQTLPTDPSAFDTDTFQPAKPKPSTKRSQVELKKSRLRLSLQEKLFAYYQRKVAIPAEEQARAKQAAVDICAELRSFLRAKLPDMPLRDMYLSGSLYDDLQVVTADHIQLIVPLILEQNLWSCIPGEDTIMNIAGFCLVRRENPEYFPRGSSYWDRCVVGGYLSPKAVTDTFEKVVAGSINWPAIGSLLDYVIRPAAPPEALTLEVQYEPERHLLIDFLPSLTLGDTILVAKPHRLAQYNNLWRLSLRPAETARLRALDQCDSGCRCLCLKILKAVCKSNPALHHLTASQLTNVILHLAQEESDWSHDMLADRFLQALKGLIGYLEAGVLPSALNPKVNLFSELTPEEVDELGYTLYSSLSEPQVLLQT